One window of Aspergillus oryzae RIB40 DNA, chromosome 3 genomic DNA carries:
- a CDS encoding putative GPI-anchored cell wall protein Pst1 (predicted protein) has translation MTSSSASGVPSFGGLLFIHVRSISGLLLGGTGILASESCSGNVNISSQSDADALRDCETINGPLTISSSASGTISIPEVQDIKGPFTIEGSSNLNGITASNLETVSGPLTITGNGALNSVSLSNLQSVGGELRIQGNEGLKEVRLDDLERVNGNLVLNGDFDRISLGNLENVYGETTIQSSGSFQCSSLDKLVSDKRAFKGSYSCNEKGSGLSSGAKAGIAIGVIIGVILVVLLVWLCIRRQKRQKRKDAVLAGLTAAGVAGAVGNDVEKAENKVPTAVSNTSPSSQDPPSPPSDTEVAASSIPRKPVSPPPPAPVPAALVPGDRSSRVVSSSDDPSLFLRPIPRRRPSESEVPMLDSENVHEAPPPEVGRQQEGLFELDAGPVSGKHQQAIHHE, from the exons ATGACTAGTAGTAGTGCGTCTGGTG TGCCATCATTTGGAGGGTTATTATTCAT ACATGTACGCTCGATTTCGGGGCTTTTGCTCGGTGGGACTGGCATTTTGGCTTCGGAGTCTT GCTCAGGAAACGTGAATATATCCTCCCAATCCGACGCCGACGCCCTCAGAGACTGCGAAACCATTAACGGCCCCCTgaccatctcctcctccgccagcGGCACCATCAGCATCCCCGAAGTCCAGGACATCAAGGGCCCGTTTACGATTGAGGGATCGTCGAATCTCAATGGTATCACCGCTAGCAATCTAGAAACCGTCAGTGGGCCGCTCACGATCACCGGTAACGGCGCGTTGAATAGTGTTTCGTTGTCGAATTTGCAGAGCGTTGGGGGTGAGTTGAGGATTCAGGGGAATGAGGGGTTGAAGGAGGTGAGGTTGGATGATTTGGAGAGAGTGAATGGGAATTTGGTCCTGAATGGGGATTTTGATCG GATATCGCTTGGGAATCTGGAGAATGTCTACGGTGAAACGACGATTCAGAGCTCGGGCTCGTTTCAGTGCTCGAGTTTGGATAAGCTTGTGTCGGACAAAAGAGCTTTCAAGGGCTCGTACTCTTGCAATGAGAAAGGGTCGGGTCTTAGCTCCGGCGCGAAGGCCGGTATCGCGATTGGTGTTATTATCGGTGTTATTCTCGTCGTGCTCCTCGTCTGGCTCTGCATCCGTCGACAGAAGAGACAAAAACGGAAGGATGCCGTCCTCGCTGGACTCACTGCTGCTGGCGTCGCGGGGGCGGTAGGGAACGATGTCGAGAAGGCTGAGAATAAAGTACCTACTGCTGTCTCAAATACCTCTCCGTCCAGTCAAGACCCGCCGAGTCCGCCGTCCGATACCGAGGTGGCTGCGAGTAGTATTCCCAGAAAGCCTGTTTCTCCGCCCCCGCCGGCACCGGTACCTGCAGCGTTGGTGCCTGGCGATCGGTCTTCGAGGGTTGTTTCAAGCTCAGATGACCCGTCGTTGTTTCTGCGGCCGATACCGAGAAGGAGACCGTCTGAGTCGGAGGTCCCCATGTTGGATAGCGAGAACGTGCATGAGGCGCCGCCGCCTGAAGTCGGGAGGCAACAGGAGGGGTTGTTTGAGCTGGATGCTGGGCCTGTGAGTGGTAAACATCAGCAGGCGATACATCATGAGTGA
- a CDS encoding DUF3431 domain-containing protein (predicted protein), whose product MSKRRLFRWPAPRTVCLGCLALVFTTLVTMFLYMSEPLDIQPDPEPVNSQVFRQLSEITNTYTNASASEVGLVLAATQKEDLGWLLNYCRDHGTIPFIYTTDTPPAPYLLVPATTRGREATAYLSYIVDFYDQLPKYTIFIHSNVDQWHNDLFGPRTSSVLPHLRLEAVDAQGYVNLRCEHNPGCPTSVNPWEPTQIDIEKDDIRAFFPQVYETLFNVGPEKVPQHIGNVCCGQFAVSRERILQRPRHDYERMLKWAAETELTDSFGVGWVFEKVWHVVFGMEDIYCPRYEQCRCDAYGWCGPLPSGETLQAVRAPRSKGKST is encoded by the exons ATGTCCAAGAGACGGTTGTTTCGTTGGCCTGCCCCCCGAACGGTGTGTTTAGGATGTTTGGCGCTAGTCTTCACCACGCTGGTGACTATGTTCCTATACATGAGCGAGCCGTTGGATATACAACCGG ACCCTGAGCCCGTGAACAGTCAAGTCTTTCGCCAATTATCCGAGATCACGAACACCTACACGAATGCAAGTGCAAGTGAAGTTGGACTGGTACTAGCGGCCACACAGAAAGAGGACCTCGGCTGGCTCCTCAACTATTGCCGGGATCA TGGAACAATCCCTTTCATCTATACTACAGATACCCCGCCCGCCCCTTACCTTCTTGTCCCTGCGACAACTCGCGGTCGCGAGGCCACCGCCTATCTCTCCTACATCGTAGACTTCTACGATCAACTCCCGAAGTACACCATCTTTATCCACTCCAACGTTGACCAGTGGCACAACGACCTCTTCGGCCCACGGACCAGCTCTGTGCTTCCCCATCTCCGTCTCGAAGCCGTCGACGCCCAAGGATACGTCAATCTCCGCTGCGAGCATAACCCCGGTTGCCCAACGAGTGTCAACCCGTGGGAACCGACCCAAATTGACATCGAAAAAGACGACATCCGCGCGTTCTTCCCTCAGGTCTACGAGACGCTCTTCAACGTCGGTCCGGAGAAGGTCCCCCAGCATATCGGCAATGTCTGCTGCGGACAGTTCGCCGTAAGCCGGGAACGGATCCTGCAGCGACCGCGACACGATTACGAGCGTATGCTCAAGTGGGCGGCGGAGACGGAGTTGACGGATAGTTTTGGCGTCGGGTGGGTGTTTGAGAAGGTGTGGCATGTTGTTTTCGGCATGGAGGACATATA TTGTCCTCGTTATGAACAGTGCCGATGCGATGCTTACGGATGGTGCGGGCCGTTGCCGTCGGGCGAAACACTGCAGGCAGTGCGAGCTCCGCGGTCCAAGGGAAAATCGACCTGA